One Nematostella vectensis chromosome 10, jaNemVect1.1, whole genome shotgun sequence genomic window carries:
- the LOC5522111 gene encoding guanine nucleotide-binding protein G(i) subunit alpha, translating into MGCTLSAEDKAAAERSKMIDKNLRADGERAAREVKLLLLGAGESGKSTIVKQMKIIHEHGYSKEECTQYKQVVYSNTIQSMIAIIRAMGTLKIEFGHPDRADDAREMFALAGSMEDVKFTSELISIMKRLWSDSGIQACFARSREYQLNDSASYYLNALDRLGSPDYVPTEQDVLRTRVKTTGIVETHFTFKDLHFKMFDVGGQRSERKKWIHCFEGVTAIIFCVALSAYDLVLAEDEEMNRMMESMKLFDSICNNKWFTDTSIILFLNKKDLFAEKIVKSPLTICFPEYTGSNTYEEAAAYIQMQFENLNKRKDTKEIYTHFTCATDTNNIQFVFDAVTDVIIKNNLKDCGLF; encoded by the exons ATGGGTTGTACACTGAGCGCCGAGGATAAGGCGGCTGCAGAACGCAGCAAAATGATCGACAAAAATCTCCGAGCAGACGGCGAAAGAGCTGCGAGAGAAGTCAAGTTATTACTGCTCG GCGCTGGTGAATCTGGAAAGAGTACTATAGTCAAACAGATGAA AATTATCCACGAGCATGGTTATTCAAAAGAAGAGTGTACACAGTACAAACAAGTAGTTTACAGTAACACCATACAGTCTATGATTGCCATTATAAGGGCAATGGGGACGCTAAAGATAGAGTTTGGTCATCCCGATAGAGCA GATGATGCAAGGGAAATGTTTGCATTAGCGGGAAGCATGGAGGATGTTAAGTTTACGTCTGAACTCATATCTATAATGAAGAGGTTATGGTCAGATTCTGGGATACAGGCATGCTTTGCCAGATCGCGAGAGTACCAGCTCAATGACTCAGCATCATA CTATCTAAATGCACTGGATAGACTGGGGTCTCCAGACTATGTCCCAACAGAACAGGATGTGCTAAGAACAAGGGTTAAAACGACTGGAATCGTGGAAACACACTTCACATTCAAAGACCTTCACTTTAA GATGTTTGATGTTGGAGGCCAGAGATCTGAAAGAAAGAAGTGGATCCACTGCTTTGAGGGTGTGACAGCAATAATTTTCTGTGTAGCACTTAGTGCATATGATCTCGTACTTGCTGAGGATGAAGAGATG AACCGAATGATGGAGAGCATGAAGCTGTTTGATTCCATCTGTAATAACAAGTGGTTCACAGACACGTCCATTATTCTATTCTTGAACAAGAAAGATCTCTTTGCCGAGAAGATCGTCAAGTCCCCTCTAACCATCTGCTTCCCAGAGTACACAG GCTCAAACACGTACGAGGAGGCCGCCGCCTACATCCAGATGCAATTCGAGAACCTCAACAAGAGGAAAGACACCAAGGAAATTTACACGCACTTCACGTGCGCAACAGATACCAACAACATTCAGTTCGTGTTCGATGCTGTTACTGACGTCATCATCAAGAACAACCTGAAGGACTGCGGTCTGTTTTAA